A stretch of the Nothobranchius furzeri strain GRZ-AD chromosome 5, NfurGRZ-RIMD1, whole genome shotgun sequence genome encodes the following:
- the LOC139069979 gene encoding golgin subfamily A member 6-like protein 7, producing the protein MVAEKRQWEYEEQKQEQQVECQEEGRMVAEKRQWEYEEQKQEQQVECQEEGRMVAEKRQWEYEEQKQEQQVECQEEGRMVAEKRQWEYEEQKQEQQVECQEEGRMVAEKRQWEYEEQKQEQQVECQEEGRMVAEKRQWEYEEQKQEQQVECQEEGRMVAEKRQWEYEEQKQEQQVECQEEGRMVAEKRQREYEEQKQEQQVECQEEGRMVAEKRQWEYEEQKQEQQVECQEEGRMVAEKKQWEYEEQKQEQQVECQEEGRMVAEKRQWEYEEQKQEQQVECQEEGRMVAEKKQQEERVGGKEKQ; encoded by the coding sequence ATGGTGGCAGAGAAGAGACAGTGGGAGTATGAGGAGcagaaacaggagcagcaggtggAATGTCAGGAAGAAGGAAGGATGGTGGCAGAGAAGAGACAGTGGGAGTATGAGGAGcagaaacaggagcagcaggtggAATGTCAGGAAGAAGGAAGGATGGTGGCAGAGAAGAGACAGTGGGAGTATGAGGAGcagaaacaggagcagcaggtggAATGTCAGGAAGAAGGAAGGATGGTGGCAGAGAAGAGACAGTGGGAGTATGAGGAGcagaaacaggagcagcaggtggAATGTCAGGAAGAAGGAAGGATGGTGGCAGAGAAGAGACAGTGGGAGTATGAGGAGcagaaacaggagcagcaggtggAATGTCAGGAAGAAGGAAGGATGGTGGCAGAGAAGAGACAGTGGGAGTATGAGGAGcagaaacaggagcagcaggtggAATGTCAGGAAGAAGGAAGGATGGTGGCAGAGAAGAGACAGTGGGAGTATGAGGAGcagaaacaggagcagcaggtggAATGTCAGGAAGAAGGAAGGATGGTGGCAGAGAAGAGACAGCGGGAGTATGAGGAGcagaaacaggagcagcaggtggAATGTCAGGAAGAAGGAAGGATGGTGGCAGAGAAGAGACAGTGGGAGTATGAGGAGcagaaacaggagcagcaggtggAATGTCAGGAAGAAGGAAGGATGGTGGCAGAGAAGAAACAGTGGGAGTATGAGGAGcagaaacaggagcagcaggtggAATGTCAGGAAGAAGGAAGGATGGTGGCAGAGAAGAGACAGTGGGAGTATGAGGAGcagaaacaggagcagcaggtggAATGTCAGGAAGAAGGAAGGATGGTGGCAGAGAAGAAACAACAGGAGGAGAGGGTGGGAGGTAAAGAAAAGCAGTAG
- the LOC107372484 gene encoding L-threonyl-[L-threonyl-carrier protein] 4-chlorinase-like — MAELQQSYNQQGFLSPLSVLNEMELREARDAFAKLEDEFGKEYTQYSLHNVHLQYPWVMSLTKHPRILQVIQAVLGPYVLLLDSRFICKYPILKPANILVNEGSPTKSDGENGLPYVAWHQDMRYWGIAGGPVLSVWLALDDSQKENGALQVIPGSHFSGMLPHQQATRSGNMLSVNQEIPEELVQVEETVFCPLKAGQMSIHDGFLVHASDPNTSRRRRCGFVIRYVPTCANPIQVRLISSGYFRASDLLYIITISVSLKKPAAVGETVATNSHHQEYEGKSVCVNEICEQKDEKFTP, encoded by the exons ATGGCTGAACTCCAGCAGAGCTACAACCAGCAGGGTTTCCTGTCTCCTCTGTCCGTGCTGAATGAGATGGAGCTGAGGGAAGCCAGAGACGCCTTTGCTAAGCTGGAGGATGAATTTG GTAAAGAGTACACTCAGTACAGCCTCCACAACGTTCACCTCCAGTATCCCTGGGTGATGAGCCTGACCAAACATCCCCGTATCCTGCAAGTGATCCAAGCTGTCCTGGGCCCATACGTCCTCCTGCTGGACTCTCGTTTCATCTGTAAATACCCGATTCTCAAACCAGCCAACATCCTGGTGAATGAAGGAAGTCCGACCAAGTCTGATGGGGAGAACGGTCTTCCTTACGTCGCCTGGCATCAGGATATGAG GTATTGGGGAATTGCTGGTGGTCCGGTCCTCTCTGTGTGGCTCGCTCTTGATGACTCACAGAAGGAAAACGGAGCCCTTCAGGTTATTCCAG GAAGCCACTTCTCTGGCATGCTACCCCATCAGCAAGCCACCCGCTCTGGAAACATGCTGTCGGTCAACCAGGAGATCCCAGAGGagctggttcaggtggaggagacTGTGTTCTGTCCTCTGAAAGCTGGACAGATGTCT attcATGATGGATTTCTTGTCCATGCAAGTGATCCCAACACGTCCCGGAGGAGGCGCTGTGGCTTTGTGATCCGTTATGTTCCCACCTGTGCAAACCCCATTCAGGTGAGACTAATCTCTTCAGGGTATTTCAGAGCGTCTGACCTTCTTTATATaatcaccatcagcgtcagcctgaagaagccggcagccgtcggcgaaactgtagctacaaacagccaccaccag GAATACGAAGGGAAAAGTGTCTGTGTTAATGAGATTTgtgagcagaaagatgaaaaattcactccttaa